Proteins from a single region of Pseudomonadota bacterium:
- a CDS encoding DUF2202 domain-containing protein, translated as MIKKSIISLVVSLLILPAVYIPALAAPSSQLDGGETSHLIFMREEEKLARDVYITLGALYPDVATFSNIVSSEENHTASMRDKLAQYNIPDPSTDDTVGVFTGAEYGWYFLEKFTELVDWGKTNLLEALYVGAFIEELDLNDIVNCPDVIVDTDNGIDLGECGLLYTDNKSLIRSYNNLLDGSKSHLRAYVRNIESIIGAGNYEAQYLTQEEVDEILGR; from the coding sequence ATGATTAAAAAATCGATCATCTCTCTTGTTGTTTCGCTTTTGATTCTTCCGGCTGTGTATATTCCTGCCCTGGCCGCCCCCAGCAGCCAGCTTGACGGGGGAGAGACGTCTCATCTGATTTTCATGAGAGAAGAGGAAAAACTGGCCCGTGATGTCTATATAACTTTGGGAGCTCTTTACCCTGATGTTGCTACTTTCAGCAACATTGTCTCCTCCGAGGAAAACCACACTGCATCCATGCGGGACAAACTGGCACAGTACAATATTCCTGATCCAAGCACCGATGACACCGTCGGAGTGTTTACCGGGGCAGAGTACGGCTGGTATTTTCTCGAAAAATTCACCGAACTGGTAGACTGGGGGAAAACAAACCTGCTGGAAGCCCTCTATGTTGGGGCCTTCATTGAAGAACTTGACCTGAACGATATCGTCAACTGCCCCGATGTTATCGTTGATACCGATAATGGAATAGACTTAGGGGAATGCGGGTTACTCTACACAGATAACAAATCGTTGATCCGAAGTTATAACAACCTGCTCGACGGCTCGAAAAGCCATTTACGTGCTTATGTAAGAAATATCGAAAGTATTATCGGAGCAGGCAACTATGAAGCTCAGTATCTCACTCAGGAAGAAGTAGACGAAATTCTCGGCCGCTGA